Proteins co-encoded in one Campylobacter jejuni genomic window:
- a CDS encoding motility associated factor glycosyltransferase family protein: protein MTLLEKNIQALLSGVNEPLGNKLLNFIQNKTCSHFNIDENLNIFDKTHNIFMYENLEEELNFFYQSILEKTPRYPFICIYGIGNALLIKNLAKHYKHLFVFESEIELFILALSVLDLSEELCSGKIYLVDIEEERVDIQLLILFDMKDMFEYLSLYEMFVNNVYYKKFYEDVWHKADELCEKNIKVVIRNLNSSLCIGFECYSHLLQNIPSMLESIPFQRILSERKNKFENAIVVSAGPSLAKQLPLLKAYQDKAVIFCADGALSMLEKEGIIPDYVLNIDFEDLPLRFFQNKENKTSLNMLSCATHPSLVRVLDNKSVILRDDPLYQRFNLNDFGYIDTGTHVSHFSYTLALALGFKNIIMIGQDLAFDEKGNSHSKGFALGERIDHTLNLPTLQVTAYAGKGEVLTHIAWNDYRIKLEYLFACNSKEAKFYNATEGGARINFTEELSFKECCDKLLTKFKPKFELPKSLTKNRSDKLLVKFKEKIQKDQENAKRFLNDALALKQILENILSKDFILPLEFLEKVYQNIENFNHSLDTDEFIQDGILKAVIYERGLRISLVYKENILDHASFISAYIKAYDEWLLYFIEKLEQRINIIINSFKES from the coding sequence ATGACCCTACTAGAAAAAAACATACAAGCTTTATTAAGTGGAGTAAATGAACCCTTAGGAAATAAACTTTTAAATTTCATACAAAATAAAACTTGTTCTCATTTTAATATAGATGAAAATTTAAATATCTTTGATAAAACTCATAATATTTTCATGTATGAAAACTTAGAAGAAGAATTAAATTTTTTCTATCAAAGTATTTTAGAAAAAACTCCTAGATATCCTTTTATATGTATTTATGGTATAGGCAATGCTTTACTGATTAAAAATTTAGCTAAACACTATAAACATCTTTTTGTATTTGAAAGCGAAATAGAACTTTTCATCCTGGCTTTAAGTGTGCTAGATTTGAGTGAAGAGCTTTGTAGTGGAAAAATTTATCTTGTGGATATCGAAGAAGAAAGAGTAGATATTCAACTGCTTATACTTTTTGATATGAAAGATATGTTTGAGTACTTAAGTTTGTATGAGATGTTTGTGAATAATGTTTATTATAAAAAGTTTTATGAGGATGTCTGGCATAAAGCAGATGAGCTTTGCGAGAAAAATATAAAAGTTGTGATAAGAAATTTAAATTCTAGTTTATGTATCGGTTTTGAGTGTTATTCTCATCTTTTACAAAACATCCCTTCTATGCTTGAAAGCATTCCTTTTCAAAGAATCTTAAGTGAAAGAAAAAACAAATTTGAAAATGCTATAGTAGTTTCTGCAGGACCTAGTTTAGCTAAACAACTTCCTTTACTTAAAGCTTATCAAGATAAAGCAGTGATCTTTTGTGCTGATGGGGCTTTAAGCATGCTTGAAAAAGAAGGCATAATACCTGATTATGTTTTAAATATTGACTTTGAAGACTTGCCTTTAAGATTTTTTCAAAATAAAGAAAATAAAACTTCTTTAAATATGCTTTCATGCGCCACGCATCCTAGTTTGGTTCGTGTACTAGATAATAAAAGTGTGATTTTAAGAGATGATCCTTTATACCAACGCTTCAATCTTAATGACTTTGGCTATATTGATACAGGTACTCATGTAAGTCATTTTTCTTATACCTTAGCTTTGGCTTTAGGATTTAAAAATATTATCATGATAGGACAAGATTTAGCTTTTGATGAAAAAGGAAATTCACACTCAAAAGGTTTTGCTTTGGGTGAAAGGATAGACCATACTCTTAATTTACCAACTTTACAAGTCACCGCCTATGCAGGCAAAGGTGAAGTTTTAACTCATATTGCTTGGAATGATTATCGCATAAAGCTTGAATATCTTTTTGCTTGCAACAGTAAAGAAGCTAAATTTTACAATGCTACTGAAGGTGGAGCAAGGATTAATTTTACTGAAGAACTTTCCTTTAAAGAATGTTGTGACAAACTCCTTACAAAATTTAAACCCAAGTTTGAACTTCCAAAAAGTTTAACTAAAAATAGAAGTGATAAACTCCTAGTTAAATTCAAAGAAAAAATACAAAAAGATCAAGAAAATGCTAAAAGATTTTTAAACGATGCCTTAGCTTTAAAACAAATTTTAGAAAACATACTCAGTAAAGATTTTATCTTGCCTTTGGAATTTTTAGAAAAAGTTTATCAAAATATAGAAAATTTCAATCACTCTTTAGATACAGATGAGTTTATACAGGATGGTATTTTAAAAGCAGTGATTTATGAACGAGGACTTAGGATAAGCTTAGTTTATAAAGAAAATATTTTAGATCATGCTAGTTTCATCAGCGCTTATATCAAGGCTTATGATGAATGGTTGCTTTATTTTATAGAAAAATTAGAGCAAAGAATAAATATTATTATCAATTCTTTTAAGGAAAGCTAA
- a CDS encoding DUF2920 family protein produces MIVSKAYEIDSCDDVELGIKRESKLEFKLWYDDEKTPEALVFVVQGMGDDISSIQYVGDYMVRQFNTAVVGVNYHCIGNRPQTGSTFYLDDIDKLILKASCEAADIKLPYDVDKIQDYKQMSEIFHFINYSIVQGKQKGNFTPNYFLNLHVSLQPTKNEYQNFGIMQAQDLLNVTLYLKKHAPFDTMGGGIPVIMIGSSHGGYLAHLAAKIAPWLVDGVLDNSAYAKFLWRVVGFGKEIDFMQCSEFSTFDFFHHINTHCSTKTFWTSNSSSPRFFSPARRKIRNLLEEDHLLEQSKCLKTCFISYHSLYDEYVSLKEKTMFYEELEKLGFDVTLCSVTKESQVDGKFIKNLNHGMGIPVKLLIKKELPLMLEKIKQNSKKDYKEKCISYPCEDLLYQFSEKDDKMSLKIDKI; encoded by the coding sequence ATGATAGTGAGCAAAGCTTATGAGATTGACTCTTGTGATGATGTAGAGCTTGGTATAAAAAGAGAATCAAAGCTTGAATTTAAGCTTTGGTATGATGATGAAAAAACACCTGAAGCCTTGGTGTTTGTGGTGCAAGGTATGGGTGATGATATATCATCGATCCAATATGTTGGTGATTATATGGTAAGGCAATTTAATACTGCTGTAGTTGGAGTAAATTATCATTGTATTGGCAATCGTCCTCAAACTGGATCAACTTTTTATTTAGATGATATAGACAAGCTTATTTTAAAAGCAAGTTGTGAAGCTGCGGATATCAAGCTTCCTTATGATGTTGATAAAATTCAAGACTATAAACAAATGAGTGAAATTTTTCATTTTATTAACTATAGCATTGTCCAAGGCAAGCAAAAAGGTAATTTTACACCAAATTATTTTTTAAATTTACATGTGAGTTTGCAACCTACAAAAAACGAGTATCAAAATTTTGGAATCATGCAAGCTCAAGATCTTTTAAATGTCACACTTTACCTTAAAAAACATGCTCCTTTTGATACTATGGGGGGGGGTATACCCGTTATTATGATAGGTAGTTCTCATGGGGGATATTTAGCACATTTGGCGGCTAAGATTGCACCTTGGTTAGTAGATGGAGTGTTGGATAATTCTGCATACGCGAAGTTTTTATGGAGAGTTGTAGGTTTTGGAAAGGAAATAGATTTTATGCAGTGTAGTGAATTTTCTACTTTTGATTTTTTCCATCATATCAATACACACTGTTCGACAAAAACTTTTTGGACAAGTAATTCTTCATCGCCTCGTTTTTTTTCTCCCGCAAGAAGAAAAATTCGAAATCTTTTAGAGGAAGATCATCTTTTAGAACAATCAAAATGTTTAAAAACTTGCTTTATAAGTTATCATTCGTTATATGATGAGTATGTTTCTTTAAAAGAAAAAACTATGTTCTATGAAGAGCTTGAGAAACTTGGTTTTGATGTAACTTTGTGTTCTGTTACTAAAGAATCTCAAGTTGATGGAAAATTTATTAAAAACTTAAATCATGGCATGGGAATTCCGGTAAAACTTTTGATTAAGAAAGAACTTCCTTTAATGCTAGAAAAAATAAAACAAAATTCAAAAAAAGATTATAAAGAAAAATGTATCTCTTATCCTTGCGAGGATTTGTTGTATCAATTTAGCGAAAAAGATGACAAAATGTCACTAAAAATAGATAAAATTTAA
- a CDS encoding type II secretion system protein, producing MRKAFTILELVFVIVILGILAAIALPKMSSSKDEAEVSKSLNNLKTLINDISIYTLKNDHLSSIKTMSNVSGVENVDLGNFNGTKEVNFRVGDDKECLKLVFIDRADFILMGISSNEASKNAIINAANQSHEDLENIDFTSSSSNKACVILSKNENFKNLASKTYLLIGEM from the coding sequence ATGAGAAAAGCTTTTACTATATTAGAACTTGTTTTTGTGATCGTTATTTTGGGAATTTTAGCCGCTATTGCTTTGCCAAAAATGAGTTCAAGTAAGGATGAAGCTGAAGTTAGCAAGTCTTTAAACAACCTTAAAACTTTGATCAATGATATAAGCATTTATACTTTAAAAAATGATCATTTAAGCTCTATAAAAACGATGAGTAATGTAAGTGGGGTTGAAAATGTCGATCTTGGCAATTTCAATGGCACAAAAGAAGTAAATTTTCGCGTAGGCGATGATAAAGAATGCTTAAAACTTGTTTTTATAGATAGAGCGGATTTTATACTCATGGGAATTTCAAGTAATGAAGCAAGCAAAAATGCTATCATCAACGCAGCCAATCAAAGCCATGAAGATTTAGAAAATATAGACTTTACAAGCTCTTCTAGCAATAAAGCTTGTGTGATCTTAAGTAAGAATGAAAATTTTAAAAACCTAGCAAGTAAAACTTATCTTTTAATAGGGGAAATGTAA
- the tsaD gene encoding tRNA (adenosine(37)-N6)-threonylcarbamoyltransferase complex transferase subunit TsaD has product MKNLILAIESSCDDSSIAIIDKNTLECKFHKKISQELDHSIYGGVVPELAARLHSEALPKILTQCKEHFKNLCAIAVTNEPGLSVSLLSGISMAKTLASALNLPLIPINHLKGHIYSLFLEEKISLDRGILLVSGGHTMVLYLKDDANLELLASTNDDSFGESFDKVAKMMNLGYPGGVIIENLAKNAKLKNISFNTPLKHSKELAFSFSGLKNAVRLEILKHKNLSDDIKAEIAYAFENTACDHIMDKLEKIFNLYKFKNFGVVGGASANLNLRSRLQNLCQKYNANLKLAPLKFCSDNALMIARAAVDAYEKKEFVSVEEDILSPKNKNFSRI; this is encoded by the coding sequence ATGAAAAATCTTATCCTAGCTATAGAAAGTTCTTGTGATGATAGTTCTATAGCTATCATTGATAAAAATACCTTAGAATGTAAATTTCATAAAAAAATTTCCCAAGAATTAGATCATAGTATCTATGGAGGAGTGGTGCCTGAACTTGCTGCAAGGCTTCATAGTGAGGCTTTACCAAAGATACTTACGCAATGCAAAGAGCATTTTAAAAATCTTTGTGCCATAGCTGTGACAAATGAACCTGGACTTAGTGTTTCTTTGCTCAGTGGAATTTCTATGGCAAAAACCTTAGCAAGTGCTCTAAATTTACCTTTAATCCCTATAAATCATCTTAAAGGTCATATTTATAGTCTTTTTTTGGAAGAAAAAATTTCTTTAGATAGGGGAATTTTGCTTGTCAGTGGTGGGCATACTATGGTGCTTTATCTTAAAGATGATGCAAACTTAGAGCTTTTAGCAAGCACAAATGATGATAGCTTTGGAGAAAGTTTTGATAAAGTGGCTAAAATGATGAATTTAGGTTATCCTGGTGGGGTTATCATAGAAAATTTAGCAAAAAATGCCAAACTTAAAAATATCTCTTTTAACACACCTTTAAAGCATTCTAAAGAACTCGCTTTCAGTTTTTCAGGGCTTAAAAATGCAGTGCGTTTAGAAATTTTAAAGCATAAAAATTTAAGCGATGATATAAAAGCAGAAATAGCTTATGCCTTTGAAAATACAGCTTGTGATCATATCATGGATAAATTAGAAAAAATTTTTAATCTTTATAAATTTAAAAATTTTGGCGTTGTAGGTGGAGCGAGTGCAAATCTTAACTTGCGTTCGCGTTTGCAAAATTTATGTCAAAAATATAATGCAAATTTAAAACTAGCTCCTTTAAAATTCTGCTCTGATAATGCTTTGATGATAGCAAGAGCCGCAGTTGATGCTTATGAAAAAAAGGAATTTGTAAGTGTAGAAGAAGATATTTTAAGCCCTAAAAATAAAAATTTTTCAAGGATATAG
- a CDS encoding M99 family carboxypeptidase catalytic domain-containing protein yields the protein MKIFLTILFFITSIFALELDFSVGENGKSLDDNNTVLIFGGIQGDEPGGFHAASLLLSDYNITKGKIIVAPNLAFDSIIKRSRGNNGDLNRKFASISPKDPDYKTVQRIKELILLPEVSMVINLHDGWGFYKPTYIDAMQNPKRWGNSSVIDTSEINASKYPDLENIATQTVNSVNSSLADPKHAYHLKNTKTQELGDMEMLKALTYFVISNHKAAFANEASKNLPVNLRAYYHLLAIENYLKTAGIEFSRDFELTPQEVDKVINKELEVKLFDDRILLSLKNPRKLINYVPFPVNKELNYNTSNELTAIIAEGNSFYIQYGNRFQTRLYPEYLEFSDAFNEVTFQVDGNETTVPFGTKVKVKENFLIPKIANVRVNIIGFDHSKDESGILVHKKNMQTQYSLDMAGKIYRVEFYELRGANLQQLLEANTNSKLIKNAKNLDLNTLKMARSKDKFLGSILVEFE from the coding sequence ATGAAAATTTTTTTAACAATTTTATTTTTTATAACAAGCATTTTTGCTTTAGAGCTAGACTTTAGCGTAGGAGAAAATGGAAAAAGTCTAGATGATAATAATACAGTTTTAATTTTTGGTGGAATTCAAGGTGATGAGCCTGGTGGATTTCATGCGGCAAGTTTGCTTTTGAGTGATTATAATATCACCAAGGGTAAGATTATAGTGGCTCCAAATTTAGCTTTTGATAGCATTATCAAGCGTTCGCGTGGGAATAATGGGGATTTAAACCGTAAATTTGCAAGCATTAGCCCAAAGGATCCTGATTATAAAACCGTGCAACGCATTAAAGAGCTTATTTTACTTCCTGAAGTTAGTATGGTGATCAATCTTCACGATGGTTGGGGTTTTTATAAACCTACTTATATCGATGCGATGCAAAATCCTAAGCGTTGGGGAAATTCAAGCGTGATTGACACAAGTGAAATCAATGCAAGCAAATACCCTGATCTTGAAAATATCGCCACTCAAACCGTAAATAGTGTCAATTCTTCACTTGCTGATCCAAAGCATGCTTATCATCTTAAAAACACCAAAACCCAAGAGCTTGGCGATATGGAAATGCTTAAAGCTTTGACTTATTTTGTGATTTCAAATCACAAAGCCGCTTTTGCAAATGAAGCGAGTAAAAATCTGCCTGTAAATTTAAGAGCTTATTATCATCTTTTGGCAATTGAAAATTATTTAAAAACTGCAGGAATTGAATTTAGCAGAGATTTCGAACTCACTCCACAAGAGGTTGATAAAGTCATAAATAAAGAGCTTGAAGTGAAACTTTTTGATGATAGAATTTTACTTTCTTTAAAAAATCCAAGAAAGCTTATCAACTATGTGCCTTTTCCGGTAAATAAAGAGTTAAATTATAACACAAGCAATGAACTTACGGCTATTATCGCAGAAGGAAATTCTTTTTATATCCAGTATGGCAATCGTTTTCAAACAAGATTATATCCTGAGTATTTAGAATTTAGCGATGCTTTTAATGAGGTAACTTTTCAAGTTGATGGCAATGAAACCACCGTTCCTTTTGGAACCAAGGTGAAAGTAAAAGAGAATTTTCTTATTCCAAAGATCGCTAATGTGCGCGTAAATATCATAGGCTTTGATCACTCAAAAGATGAAAGTGGTATTTTAGTTCATAAAAAAAATATGCAAACACAATATTCTTTAGATATGGCAGGTAAAATTTATAGAGTGGAATTTTATGAGTTAAGAGGGGCGAATTTGCAACAACTTTTAGAAGCAAATACCAATAGCAAGTTGATCAAAAATGCTAAAAATTTGGATTTAAACACTCTTAAAATGGCAAGATCAAAAGATAAATTCTTAGGTTCTATTTTAGTGGAATTTGAATGA
- the dxr gene encoding 1-deoxy-D-xylulose-5-phosphate reductoisomerase: MILFGSTGSIGVNALKLAALKNIPISALACGDNIALLNEQIARFKPKFVAIKDSKNKHLVKHDRVFIGQEGLEQILTECQDKLLLNAIVGFAGLKSTLKAKELGKNIALANKESLVVAGSFLKGAKFLPVDSEHAALKFLLEGKKNIAKLYITASGGAFYRYKIKDLNQVSVKDALKHPNWNMGAKITIDSATMANKLFEIIEAYHLYDFKEIDALIEPRSLVHAMCEFKNGASTAYFSKADMKLAISDAIFEKQDTPILEAVDFSKMPALKFHPISTKKYPIFKLKNTFLKEPNLGVIINAANEVGVYNFLENKSGFLGITKCIFKALDHFGVPKISSIEEVFEYDFKTREYLRS, from the coding sequence ATGATACTTTTTGGAAGTACGGGCAGTATAGGAGTAAATGCTCTTAAACTTGCTGCTTTAAAAAACATTCCCATTTCTGCTTTAGCTTGTGGGGATAACATCGCTCTTTTAAATGAGCAAATCGCAAGGTTTAAACCCAAATTTGTTGCCATAAAAGATTCAAAAAATAAGCATTTAGTTAAACACGATAGAGTTTTTATAGGGCAAGAAGGTTTAGAGCAAATTTTAACAGAATGTCAAGATAAGCTTTTACTCAATGCCATTGTAGGTTTTGCAGGACTTAAAAGCACTTTAAAGGCTAAAGAGCTTGGCAAAAACATAGCTTTAGCTAACAAAGAAAGTCTTGTAGTAGCTGGGAGTTTTTTGAAAGGGGCTAAATTTTTACCCGTTGATAGTGAGCATGCAGCTTTAAAATTTTTACTCGAAGGTAAAAAAAATATAGCAAAACTTTATATCACAGCAAGTGGTGGAGCTTTTTATAGGTATAAAATCAAAGATTTAAATCAAGTCAGTGTCAAAGATGCTTTAAAACATCCTAATTGGAACATGGGAGCAAAGATCACTATAGATAGTGCGACTATGGCAAATAAGCTTTTTGAGATTATAGAGGCTTATCATTTATATGATTTTAAAGAAATTGATGCTTTAATAGAACCAAGATCTTTAGTGCATGCAATGTGTGAATTTAAAAATGGAGCTAGCACGGCGTATTTTTCAAAAGCAGATATGAAACTAGCTATTTCAGATGCTATATTTGAAAAACAAGATACGCCTATTTTAGAGGCTGTTGATTTTAGCAAAATGCCTGCTTTAAAATTTCATCCAATCAGCACAAAAAAATATCCTATTTTTAAGCTTAAAAATACATTTTTAAAAGAGCCAAATTTAGGTGTTATCATCAATGCTGCTAATGAAGTTGGTGTTTATAATTTTTTAGAAAATAAAAGTGGATTTTTAGGTATCACTAAATGCATTTTTAAAGCCCTTGATCATTTTGGAGTGCCTAAAATTTCAAGTATAGAAGAGGTTTTTGAGTATGATTTTAAAACAAGAGAGTATTTAAGGAGTTAA
- the cdsA gene encoding phosphatidate cytidylyltransferase — protein MFNTTRIISALVMIGAIIIIALIDQFFINFIVFAVLLYLSFSEAKKLFALENISIIPLAIAFILGSLSHKALLFGILALLLVVGYLVYKKASLKPALIYIYPSLPILALWQVYLDQGMFALFWLIIIVAACDSGAYFIGKFMGKTPFSPTSPNKTLEGVIGGLICASVIGTILGIFVYSFWLSLLCSFFVAIFAVIGDLLESYFKREAGVKDSGDLIPGHGGVLDRIDAVIIATFVMVALL, from the coding sequence ATGTTTAATACAACTAGAATTATTTCAGCTCTTGTGATGATAGGGGCTATTATTATTATCGCGTTGATTGATCAATTTTTTATCAATTTTATCGTTTTTGCGGTTTTATTGTATTTATCTTTTAGTGAAGCAAAAAAACTTTTTGCTTTAGAAAATATCTCTATTATCCCTTTGGCTATAGCTTTTATTTTGGGAAGTTTATCGCATAAAGCTTTGCTTTTTGGGATTTTAGCTTTGTTATTAGTCGTTGGATATTTGGTTTATAAAAAGGCTTCCTTAAAACCAGCTCTTATTTATATTTATCCTAGTTTGCCTATTTTAGCACTTTGGCAAGTGTATTTAGATCAGGGTATGTTTGCACTTTTTTGGCTTATCATTATCGTTGCAGCTTGTGATAGTGGGGCGTATTTTATCGGAAAATTTATGGGAAAAACTCCTTTTTCTCCAACAAGTCCAAACAAAACTTTAGAAGGTGTTATAGGTGGTTTGATTTGTGCGAGTGTTATTGGAACTATTTTGGGAATTTTTGTTTATAGTTTTTGGCTTTCTTTACTTTGTTCGTTTTTTGTAGCGATTTTTGCAGTGATTGGAGATTTGCTTGAGAGTTATTTTAAAAGAGAAGCAGGTGTAAAAGATAGTGGAGATCTTATCCCTGGTCATGGGGGTGTGCTCGATAGGATCGATGCGGTGATCATTGCTACTTTTGTGATGGTTGCTCTTTTATGA
- a CDS encoding NFACT RNA binding domain-containing protein yields the protein MKYTELLQLQTFFSQFKKIDFIKRINDNILELSFDRERFIFDLTRAMSAIYTAKFNAKNYNAPFDFMLKKYFSNAFIKEVKVLEGNRILCFSVKANKAYKSYESKIYFEFTGKNTNVILTDEKDLIIEALRHIDKSYRIVKPNLILESLKPYKMDENFEEIKDFADYFSRKFTSIYESKIKQIKNLKLAQVDKKIQNLQELFSSLDEENSLFLKALEYRKRADVLFANLSVLKDYEREFKLDDFEGKELEFKLEFNPKQSANLYYKNAKKLEQKAKNLNIQRQNLKEKLDFTLSLKELLLQAKSEIELEILLPKKNSKKNQDHKQEDLVANFYFNEFKICVGKNEKGNEFLLKNAKKDDLWLHVRDIPSAHTLIVSNKQKISLDVIEFAARLCVSFSKLKKGSYWVDYTLKNFVKVQQKAFVNYTNFKSINITKD from the coding sequence ATGAAATACACAGAACTTTTACAATTACAAACTTTTTTTTCTCAGTTTAAAAAAATCGATTTTATCAAGCGTATCAATGACAATATTTTGGAATTAAGCTTTGATAGAGAAAGATTTATTTTTGATCTTACTCGTGCAATGAGTGCGATTTATACAGCTAAATTTAATGCAAAAAATTATAATGCACCTTTTGATTTTATGCTTAAAAAGTATTTTAGCAATGCTTTTATAAAGGAAGTTAAAGTCCTTGAAGGCAATCGTATTTTATGTTTTAGTGTAAAAGCTAATAAGGCTTATAAAAGCTATGAGAGTAAAATTTATTTTGAATTTACGGGTAAAAATACCAATGTTATTCTTACAGATGAAAAAGATTTGATCATAGAGGCTTTAAGGCACATTGATAAAAGTTATCGCATTGTAAAACCTAATCTGATTTTAGAGTCTTTAAAGCCTTATAAAATGGATGAAAATTTTGAGGAAATTAAAGACTTTGCAGATTATTTTTCTCGCAAATTTACAAGTATTTATGAGAGTAAAATCAAACAAATAAAAAATTTAAAACTTGCACAAGTGGATAAAAAAATACAAAATTTACAAGAACTTTTTTCCAGTCTAGATGAAGAAAATTCTTTATTCTTAAAAGCTTTAGAATACAGAAAAAGGGCTGATGTATTGTTTGCAAATTTGAGTGTTTTAAAAGATTATGAAAGGGAATTTAAGCTTGATGATTTTGAAGGCAAAGAGCTTGAATTTAAGCTTGAATTTAATCCTAAGCAAAGCGCTAATTTATATTATAAAAATGCTAAAAAATTAGAACAAAAAGCTAAAAATTTAAACATACAAAGACAAAATTTAAAAGAAAAGTTAGATTTTACCTTGAGTTTGAAAGAATTATTGCTTCAAGCTAAGAGTGAGATAGAGCTTGAAATTTTACTACCTAAAAAAAATAGCAAAAAAAATCAAGATCATAAACAAGAAGATCTTGTGGCAAATTTTTATTTTAACGAGTTTAAAATTTGCGTGGGTAAAAATGAAAAAGGCAATGAATTTTTACTTAAAAATGCTAAAAAAGATGATTTGTGGCTTCATGTAAGGGATATTCCTAGTGCACATACTTTGATTGTATCAAACAAGCAAAAAATCAGCCTCGATGTGATAGAATTTGCTGCAAGGCTTTGTGTAAGCTTTTCTAAGTTAAAGAAAGGTTCGTATTGGGTCGATTATACCTTAAAAAATTTTGTCAAGGTTCAGCAAAAGGCGTTTGTAAATTATACAAATTTTAAAAGTATTAATATCACAAAGGATTAA
- the mobA gene encoding molybdenum cofactor guanylyltransferase → MQLNELNCVILCGGKSSRMGQDKSKLILKNQNLTQFQVNKFSKIFKNVYVSAKEDKFENHFSLIKDSLEFEVYSPMLALYSILSNFKNEFVFVLSVDSPKVGKNELLKMLPFLEQNYKIIIAKTPLHKHPLCGFYHSSLAQTCKNFLEKNEQKIGLLFSEIKTKFVEFEDEDAFLNLNFYEEYEKFKSELR, encoded by the coding sequence GTGCAGCTTAATGAGCTAAATTGCGTGATTTTATGTGGTGGTAAATCTAGTCGTATGGGACAAGATAAAAGCAAATTGATTCTTAAAAATCAAAATTTAACTCAATTTCAAGTAAATAAATTTTCTAAAATTTTTAAAAATGTCTATGTGAGTGCGAAAGAAGACAAATTTGAAAACCATTTTAGCTTGATAAAAGATTCTTTAGAATTTGAAGTTTACTCTCCTATGCTTGCGCTTTACTCTATACTTTCAAATTTTAAAAATGAATTTGTTTTTGTTTTAAGTGTAGATAGTCCTAAAGTAGGTAAAAATGAGCTTTTAAAAATGCTTCCTTTTTTAGAGCAAAACTATAAAATAATCATAGCCAAAACCCCTTTACATAAACATCCCTTATGTGGCTTTTATCACAGCTCTTTAGCTCAAACTTGTAAAAATTTCTTAGAAAAAAATGAACAAAAAATAGGACTTTTATTTTCTGAGATTAAAACCAAATTTGTAGAATTTGAAGATGAAGATGCTTTTTTAAATCTTAATTTTTATGAAGAATATGAAAAATTTAAAAGCGAGTTAAGATGA